The Bacillus sp. Marseille-Q1617 genome has a segment encoding these proteins:
- a CDS encoding DUF4362 domain-containing protein has protein sequence MKKWMAAGMLLVLLAGGCDEPGDQVEMEVGKPVEDYEPKETDIVNTHGNVENLERFDEFYENAQSGMEDNIRIVYYTEEGDPILQDLSYDGMFFKSITDSRRDKFGEGELIIMTCTNIEYSTTNDMADNVYKLTECGKKNSEEIVLWYN, from the coding sequence TTGAAAAAGTGGATGGCAGCCGGGATGCTGCTTGTATTGCTGGCTGGAGGTTGTGACGAGCCGGGGGATCAGGTTGAGATGGAAGTGGGGAAACCGGTCGAGGACTATGAACCAAAGGAAACGGATATCGTGAATACACATGGGAATGTTGAGAATCTTGAGCGCTTTGATGAATTTTATGAAAATGCGCAAAGCGGAATGGAAGACAATATACGCATCGTTTACTATACAGAGGAAGGCGATCCGATTCTGCAGGATCTAAGTTACGACGGAATGTTTTTTAAATCCATAACGGATTCCCGACGTGATAAGTTTGGAGAAGGAGAGTTGATCATCATGACCTGTACGAATATCGAATACTCCACAACAAACGATATGGCAGACAACGTGTACAAACTGACAGAATGCGGAAAGAAAAATTCTGAAGAAATTGTGCTTTGGTACAACTGA
- a CDS encoding DUF4825 domain-containing protein translates to MKRITFILMMAAAAALILAGCSEPANKVKIKTIDGVNIEKLQEKTGTYVGDNSSVYSIVQQLAGGETVKGLDLSGERIKVTYGIKEGSEISEEQLNEYWFNGQNVDKKNFYYNAIYLTLLVPNAKGFEFSIDETTVAVTRQQVEKELKEEFKNYPDVNDEEAVRKFIESNKSKLKELASEEYQAFQ, encoded by the coding sequence ATGAAACGGATAACATTTATCCTCATGATGGCGGCTGCGGCTGCATTGATTCTGGCTGGTTGCAGCGAACCTGCCAATAAGGTGAAGATTAAGACGATCGACGGTGTAAATATTGAAAAATTACAGGAAAAGACAGGTACATACGTCGGGGACAATAGTAGCGTATACAGCATCGTTCAGCAGCTTGCCGGCGGTGAAACCGTGAAAGGGCTCGATTTGTCCGGTGAAAGGATTAAGGTCACATACGGAATAAAAGAGGGTTCCGAGATTTCTGAGGAACAATTGAACGAATATTGGTTTAATGGGCAGAATGTAGATAAAAAGAACTTTTATTATAATGCCATTTACCTGACGCTTCTGGTGCCGAATGCAAAAGGGTTTGAGTTCAGCATTGATGAAACCACCGTGGCTGTCACGAGACAGCAGGTAGAAAAGGAGCTGAAAGAGGAATTCAAGAACTATCCCGATGTAAATGATGAGGAAGCGGTCAGGAAGTTCATTGAGAGTAATAAGTCTAAATTAAAGGAACTCGCAAGCGAGGAGTATCAGGCTTTTCAGTAG
- a CDS encoding NUDIX hydrolase — MSSNQSTQQASTPPKHIVSAATIVINNQGEMLLIKGPRMGWEMPGGQVEEGESLKEAAIRETIEESGIEVEITKFCGIFQNVEQSICNTLFLAKPVGGTPTTSDESLEVGFFPIEQALEMVTFPNFRERIRYCLDEETHPFYVEF, encoded by the coding sequence ATGAGTTCAAATCAAAGTACGCAACAAGCATCTACACCGCCAAAGCATATCGTCTCTGCTGCCACGATTGTCATTAATAATCAGGGGGAGATGCTTCTGATCAAAGGACCGAGAATGGGCTGGGAAATGCCCGGTGGCCAAGTGGAAGAAGGTGAATCGCTGAAAGAGGCGGCAATCAGGGAAACAATCGAGGAATCCGGGATCGAAGTCGAAATCACTAAGTTCTGCGGTATTTTTCAAAACGTGGAACAATCAATCTGTAACACGTTGTTTTTGGCCAAGCCGGTTGGCGGTACGCCGACCACTTCTGATGAGAGCCTTGAGGTTGGATTTTTTCCTATTGAGCAGGCGCTGGAAATGGTGACGTTCCCGAATTTCAGGGAGAGGATCAGATATTGTCTGGACGAAGAGACTCATCCGTTTTATGTAGAGTTTTAA
- a CDS encoding UPF0715 family protein, with amino-acid sequence MKQRILAALLSSSVISCIYLISEYGVREIMKEFSISTILVFIAYTALFFLIYLIIATPIQILIEKWSAKSFSIPGLFILLTFSFIFHYLIYHFFNDYQPFFENPDIFFSIFATAFIYWMINSLVKLKRLKAT; translated from the coding sequence TTGAAACAAAGAATACTGGCAGCATTACTATCTTCCTCTGTCATCAGTTGTATTTACCTTATTTCAGAATACGGAGTAAGGGAAATCATGAAAGAATTTTCAATTTCTACAATACTTGTATTTATAGCCTACACTGCTTTATTTTTTTTGATTTATTTGATCATTGCAACTCCAATTCAAATACTTATCGAAAAGTGGTCTGCTAAAAGTTTTTCCATTCCCGGACTATTCATCCTGTTGACTTTTTCATTTATTTTCCATTATTTAATTTATCATTTTTTCAATGATTATCAGCCCTTTTTCGAAAATCCTGACATATTCTTTTCCATTTTTGCAACTGCTTTCATATACTGGATGATTAATTCCTTAGTAAAATTAAAAAGATTAAAAGCTACATAA
- a CDS encoding YfkD famly protein: MKLMRTVLMFILAFFVAASGTHAEKSPAPKKEADSAKVTIPNSVLNIAKENTYPNSTQDQPYLQPSEFTQELLDTANVRIENPNLIRILNESSINKAPTIGLRATIYLGEWPLNYASTETSPNWEYQKINTNYYDNRGGKGNYQIHYVQEAQKVVKGGLTAKVPHADDVEKMMMIKAMDNSQLPLAFQTIVGAGTKKNQVYNISPKRLGYLYAYAPAINEKGKVTYGEVYLQMKGTKRSIVVKNVTSQGVGAWIPIQDHVHFGFMASEVPR; encoded by the coding sequence ATGAAATTAATGCGTACTGTTCTCATGTTCATTCTCGCATTTTTTGTCGCCGCTTCCGGCACACATGCTGAAAAGAGTCCCGCTCCGAAAAAAGAAGCGGATTCTGCAAAAGTCACGATTCCCAATTCCGTCCTGAACATTGCGAAGGAAAACACATACCCGAATTCCACGCAGGATCAGCCTTATCTGCAGCCTAGCGAATTCACACAGGAGCTCTTGGATACCGCCAATGTAAGAATCGAAAACCCGAACTTGATCCGCATTCTGAATGAATCTTCGATAAATAAGGCGCCGACCATCGGATTGCGCGCGACCATCTATTTAGGGGAATGGCCGTTGAATTACGCTTCGACCGAGACATCCCCCAACTGGGAATACCAGAAGATCAACACGAATTATTATGATAACCGCGGTGGAAAAGGCAATTACCAAATCCACTATGTACAAGAAGCACAGAAGGTAGTCAAAGGCGGCCTGACGGCGAAAGTCCCTCATGCTGACGATGTCGAAAAAATGATGATGATCAAAGCGATGGACAACTCACAGCTTCCGCTCGCGTTCCAGACGATCGTCGGGGCAGGCACGAAGAAGAACCAGGTTTATAATATTTCGCCAAAACGCCTGGGTTATCTCTACGCCTACGCACCTGCCATCAATGAAAAAGGGAAAGTGACCTACGGGGAAGTATATCTGCAAATGAAAGGGACCAAGCGTTCAATTGTCGTCAAAAATGTGACGTCCCAAGGAGTAGGAGCATGGATCCCAATCCAGGATCACGTGCACTTTGGATTCATGGCAAGTGAAGTACCGAGATAA
- a CDS encoding DNA-3-methyladenine glycosylase, whose translation MVTRNVRIEGPYNFDRVLDRLSLDPLNAVDKDDRSVKVPYYLPHGEGEVIKVQAIGTTDDPEFTITFENEDNLEQKHSRIAEIFQWHIGLHDVHEHFLQTELKPIFEEHIGTPIILEFDPFATIVKSIIHQQLNLKFAFTLTHRFVTTYGWQKDGVWFYPSPEKTAGITVEELRELQFSQRKAEYVIGLGQKVASGELNLDSLAHETDETIIKELTKIRGIGPWTAQSYLLFGLGRPNLFPTADIGIQNAIKLLFKMDRKPTQEELEQFSSPWHPYLSYASLYLWRSIE comes from the coding sequence ATGGTAACGAGGAATGTTAGGATTGAAGGACCTTATAATTTCGACCGGGTGCTGGACAGGCTCTCGCTCGATCCGTTGAATGCAGTGGACAAGGATGACCGCAGCGTGAAGGTTCCATATTATCTCCCGCATGGCGAAGGAGAGGTCATCAAAGTACAGGCAATCGGCACGACGGACGACCCAGAGTTCACTATTACGTTTGAAAACGAGGATAACCTTGAACAGAAGCACAGCCGGATCGCAGAGATTTTTCAGTGGCATATCGGGCTTCACGACGTGCACGAGCACTTCCTGCAAACTGAGCTGAAGCCGATCTTCGAGGAGCATATCGGCACGCCGATCATCCTTGAATTTGATCCGTTTGCCACGATTGTGAAAAGCATCATCCACCAGCAGCTCAACCTGAAATTTGCATTCACGCTGACGCACCGGTTTGTCACCACATATGGCTGGCAAAAGGACGGCGTCTGGTTCTATCCGTCACCTGAAAAAACGGCCGGAATCACCGTGGAAGAACTGAGAGAACTTCAATTCTCACAACGAAAAGCGGAGTATGTAATCGGCCTCGGCCAGAAGGTGGCGAGCGGTGAGTTGAACCTGGACTCACTTGCCCATGAAACGGACGAAACCATTATTAAAGAGCTCACAAAAATCCGCGGCATCGGACCATGGACGGCACAGAGCTACCTGTTATTCGGACTCGGACGCCCGAATCTGTTTCCCACAGCCGATATCGGCATTCAGAACGCCATCAAACTTTTATTCAAAATGGACCGGAAGCCTACCCAGGAAGAGCTTGAACAATTCAGCTCGCCGTGGCATCCTTATTTAAGCTATGCATCCCTGTATTTATGGAGAAGTATCGAATAG
- a CDS encoding OsmC family protein: MEFKMQEGGFYSDLGFGKLEVSGNEEYGFRPFQLLVSSIAVCSGGVLRKVLEKMRIEFDDIHIKADVVRNEDEANRVEEISLHFTIKGENLNEKKIEKAMKLTRKNCSMVQSVQDSIKIEETFELVTQ, encoded by the coding sequence ATGGAATTCAAAATGCAGGAAGGCGGATTTTATTCTGACCTGGGATTTGGGAAGCTGGAGGTGTCAGGTAACGAAGAGTATGGATTCCGTCCATTCCAGCTGCTCGTTTCGTCTATAGCGGTCTGCAGCGGCGGTGTCCTTCGAAAGGTGCTCGAGAAAATGCGTATCGAATTCGATGATATCCATATTAAAGCGGATGTCGTCAGAAATGAAGACGAAGCGAACCGTGTAGAAGAAATTTCGCTGCATTTCACAATCAAGGGAGAGAATCTGAACGAGAAGAAAATCGAAAAAGCCATGAAGCTTACACGCAAAAACTGTTCCATGGTCCAATCCGTGCAGGACTCCATCAAAATCGAAGAAACCTTCGAACTCGTCACGCAGTAA
- a CDS encoding pyridoxamine 5'-phosphate oxidase family protein, with protein sequence MTNTLKGKVTKLFSHHKVGTLATIRDNKPYSRFMMFNNDDLTLYTATNEHAHKAEDIAQNPNVHILLGYDRDSDHEHYVEIEAKASIEDSAELKKKFWSEQLKHWIASPDDPEYMLLKLSPATILYYEKPGKEPQELTL encoded by the coding sequence ATGACAAATACGCTAAAAGGTAAAGTAACCAAGCTGTTTTCCCACCACAAGGTCGGGACACTCGCAACCATCCGTGACAACAAGCCGTATTCACGTTTCATGATGTTCAACAATGATGATCTAACTCTTTACACAGCCACAAATGAGCACGCCCATAAAGCGGAGGATATCGCGCAAAATCCGAATGTTCATATCCTCCTCGGCTATGACCGCGACTCAGATCATGAACATTATGTAGAAATAGAAGCGAAGGCATCCATCGAGGACTCAGCAGAACTCAAGAAAAAATTCTGGTCGGAACAGCTCAAGCATTGGATCGCAAGCCCCGACGACCCTGAATACATGCTGCTCAAACTAAGCCCGGCCACCATCCTCTACTACGAAAAACCAGGCAAGGAGCCACAGGAACTGACACTTTAG
- a CDS encoding SE1561 family protein: MGKAVNDKNSQVDYLKQRLNLFVDVLDSIDPEQADVEDIDRLISMIDDIETKCEQFKKSE, translated from the coding sequence TTGGGCAAAGCCGTAAACGATAAAAACTCACAGGTTGATTACCTGAAACAGCGTTTGAACCTGTTTGTCGATGTGTTAGATTCAATCGACCCCGAGCAGGCTGATGTAGAAGATATCGATCGTTTGATTTCCATGATCGATGATATAGAGACGAAATGCGAACAGTTTAAGAAGAGTGAATGA
- a CDS encoding fumarate hydratase yields MNKETLQQSMYDLIVETSTNLPKDVRRAIRSAKERENAGTRAAMSLDTISNNVKMADDNVSPICQDTGLPTFKIKTPVGVNQLEIKDAIYAAMVQATKDGKLRPNSVDSLTGANSGDNLGLGTPVVKFEQWEKDYVDARLILKGGGCENKNIQYSLPCELEGLGRAGRDLDGIRKCVMHSVYQAQGQGCSAGFIGVGIGGDRSSGYDLAKEQLFRSVDDVNPNEDLRKLEEYVMDNANELGIGTMGFGGETTLLGCKVGVMNRIPASFFVSVAYNCWAFRRLGVKLDSDGGIAEWFYQEGDKIDLTQGSEAQLETAAADSGETPNVVTLQAPITEEQIRELKVGDVVQINGRMYTGRDAIHKHLSDNDAPVDLDGQIIYHCGPVMLKDDEGNWHVKAAGPTTSIREEPYQGDIMKRFGIRAVIGKGGMGPKTLAALREHGGVYLNAIGGAAQYYADCIKGVDGVDLMQFGIPEAMWHLNVEGFTAVVTMDSHGNSLHEEVDKSSLEKLAQFKEPVFK; encoded by the coding sequence ATGAATAAAGAGACATTGCAGCAAAGTATGTATGACTTGATCGTGGAAACGTCCACGAACCTGCCGAAGGATGTGCGCCGTGCGATCCGTTCTGCGAAAGAGCGAGAGAATGCGGGGACGCGAGCGGCGATGAGCCTTGATACGATTTCGAATAACGTAAAGATGGCGGATGACAATGTATCTCCGATTTGTCAGGATACAGGTCTTCCTACATTTAAAATAAAGACTCCGGTCGGTGTGAATCAGCTGGAAATCAAAGATGCGATTTATGCGGCGATGGTACAGGCGACGAAAGACGGTAAGCTGCGTCCAAACTCAGTTGATTCATTGACCGGCGCGAACTCAGGTGACAATCTCGGTCTTGGTACGCCTGTCGTCAAGTTCGAGCAATGGGAAAAGGATTATGTGGATGCGCGTCTGATTTTGAAAGGCGGCGGCTGTGAAAATAAAAACATCCAGTACAGTCTTCCTTGTGAACTTGAAGGGCTGGGCCGTGCAGGGCGCGACCTTGACGGAATCCGCAAGTGTGTGATGCATTCCGTGTACCAGGCACAGGGTCAGGGATGCAGCGCCGGCTTCATCGGAGTCGGTATCGGCGGAGATCGTTCTTCAGGATATGATCTGGCGAAGGAACAGCTTTTCCGTTCAGTCGATGATGTGAATCCTAATGAAGATCTTCGCAAGTTAGAAGAATATGTGATGGATAACGCGAACGAACTTGGCATCGGGACAATGGGCTTCGGCGGGGAAACGACGCTTCTTGGCTGTAAGGTCGGCGTGATGAACCGCATCCCTGCAAGCTTCTTCGTTTCGGTTGCGTATAACTGCTGGGCATTCAGACGCCTTGGTGTAAAGCTTGATTCCGACGGTGGAATCGCTGAATGGTTCTATCAGGAAGGCGACAAGATTGATTTGACTCAAGGGTCCGAGGCACAACTGGAGACGGCAGCTGCTGATTCTGGAGAAACGCCGAATGTAGTGACGCTTCAAGCGCCGATCACAGAAGAGCAAATCCGCGAACTGAAGGTGGGAGACGTTGTGCAGATCAACGGCCGGATGTATACGGGACGCGACGCAATCCACAAACATTTGAGTGACAATGATGCGCCGGTTGATCTTGACGGGCAGATTATTTACCACTGCGGACCGGTCATGCTGAAGGACGACGAAGGCAACTGGCACGTGAAAGCGGCTGGACCGACGACGTCGATTCGTGAAGAGCCTTATCAAGGAGACATTATGAAGCGTTTCGGTATCCGCGCGGTCATCGGTAAAGGCGGAATGGGTCCTAAGACGCTTGCTGCCTTGAGGGAGCACGGCGGTGTTTACTTGAACGCGATCGGCGGAGCGGCGCAGTATTATGCTGACTGCATCAAAGGTGTGGACGGAGTAGACCTGATGCAATTTGGTATTCCTGAAGCTATGTGGCACTTGAATGTTGAAGGGTTCACTGCGGTCGTGACGATGGATTCTCATGGCAATTCCCTTCATGAAGAAGTGGATAAGTCATCATTGGAGAAGTTGGCGCAGTTTAAGGAGCCGGTTTTTAAATAA
- a CDS encoding GNAT family N-acetyltransferase, giving the protein MQIQAIHKEQCPAAKEVILAGFLERFGFIDHTLNPDIQDIWSEYMQGDDLLFYVGMDGDRMVCTGAIRRESEDTFQVVRMSVLKPYRKHGLGRRMLSHLENKAHTLGARKLILETNKQWADAIQFYKKNGYSETHEDEVSCYFQKEFPL; this is encoded by the coding sequence ATGCAAATCCAGGCGATACATAAAGAGCAGTGCCCCGCAGCGAAGGAAGTGATCCTGGCGGGTTTCCTTGAGCGATTCGGTTTCATCGACCACACCCTGAACCCCGATATCCAGGACATCTGGAGTGAATACATGCAGGGGGATGATTTATTATTTTATGTGGGGATGGACGGGGATAGAATGGTTTGTACCGGGGCGATCCGGAGGGAATCCGAAGATACGTTTCAGGTCGTGAGGATGTCTGTGTTGAAGCCTTACCGGAAGCACGGACTCGGCCGGCGGATGCTTTCCCATTTGGAAAATAAGGCACATACCCTGGGCGCACGGAAGCTGATCCTTGAAACGAATAAACAGTGGGCGGATGCCATTCAATTTTATAAAAAGAACGGGTACTCGGAGACTCATGAGGATGAAGTGTCCTGTTATTTCCAAAAGGAATTTCCTTTGTGA
- the yfkAB gene encoding radical SAM/CxCxxxxC motif protein YfkAB → MKPTTLFKKMSIDHDPWEAYLDVEEHGGITLSNIEFTTTTLCNMRCEHCAVGYTLTPKDPEILPMDTVFQRLDEITTLRSLSITGGEPMLSKKSVEHVVLPLLKYAHSRGVHTQINSNLTLDLDRYLLIAPYLDVLHISHNWGTTDEFIDVGFANMERKPTREQRQKLFDRMIENSRALSEAGVLVSAETMLNKNTLPYLEKIHRQVVDEMKCGRHEIHPMYPSDFASSLETLSLDETREAIKNILQFRDEDVWMLFGTLPFYPCSSSEEDRELLKKLYAAKNVSVRNDPDGRSRLNVNIFTGDVIVTDFGDTPPLGNIMNDALPDIFDKWQDQELAKELNCHCPAARCLGPNVLVKSMYYKDVDFSKRKALIER, encoded by the coding sequence ATGAAACCAACCACTCTCTTCAAGAAAATGTCGATTGACCATGACCCTTGGGAGGCTTACCTGGATGTTGAGGAGCATGGCGGCATCACGCTTTCCAACATTGAATTTACGACGACCACACTCTGCAATATGCGGTGTGAGCACTGTGCAGTCGGCTACACTCTGACGCCGAAGGATCCTGAGATCCTGCCGATGGATACCGTCTTTCAGCGCCTTGATGAAATCACGACGCTCCGTTCTCTTAGTATTACCGGAGGCGAGCCGATGCTTTCAAAAAAATCAGTGGAACATGTTGTGCTCCCCCTTCTTAAATACGCACATTCCAGAGGCGTACATACACAGATCAACTCGAACCTGACGCTCGACCTTGACCGTTACTTATTGATTGCCCCGTATCTGGATGTGTTACACATTTCCCATAACTGGGGCACCACGGATGAGTTCATTGATGTCGGATTTGCCAATATGGAGAGAAAGCCTACCCGCGAGCAGCGTCAGAAGCTGTTTGACCGGATGATCGAAAACAGCCGCGCGCTTTCTGAAGCCGGTGTCCTTGTATCGGCCGAGACGATGCTGAACAAAAATACGCTTCCTTATCTTGAAAAAATCCACCGCCAGGTTGTCGATGAAATGAAGTGCGGACGTCACGAAATTCATCCGATGTACCCTTCAGACTTCGCTTCAAGCCTTGAGACTCTATCACTCGATGAAACCCGCGAGGCCATTAAAAACATCCTCCAGTTCCGTGATGAAGATGTGTGGATGCTATTCGGTACACTGCCGTTCTACCCATGCAGTTCATCAGAAGAAGACCGTGAATTGCTGAAGAAGCTGTACGCTGCCAAAAATGTAAGTGTGCGCAATGACCCTGACGGCCGATCCCGCTTGAACGTCAATATCTTCACAGGCGATGTCATCGTAACTGACTTTGGTGACACACCGCCGCTTGGCAATATCATGAATGATGCCCTTCCTGACATCTTCGATAAATGGCAGGATCAGGAGCTTGCAAAGGAGTTGAACTGCCACTGTCCGGCAGCCCGCTGTCTGGGACCGAATGTATTGGTGAAATCCATGTATTATAAGGATGTCGATTTTTCTAAGCGAAAAGCTCTGATCGAACGTTAA
- the cax gene encoding calcium/proton exchanger, producing MHKIFLILVLGGVPLSVIGNLLHWPTVMMFAVYCVTIIALAGFMGRATESLAVISGPRIGGLLNATFGNAVELIISIFALKAGLIGVVLASLTGSVLGNLLLVAGLSFFVGGIKFKRQKFNVFDARHNSGLLMFAVIVAFVIPEVFAQEMDDAATMTMSLGVAGILIALYLFALFFKLVTHRGVYQHDEGHGEHAHEEEPEWSKGKALLILAASTAAVAYVSESLVHTFEEVGTAFGWSELFIGVIIVAIVGNAAEHASAIIMAYKNKMDIAVEIAVGSTLQIAMFVAPVLVFISLFFETSMPLVFTLPELVAMVSAVLVTIIISNDGETNWFEGLTLLAAYFIMGIGFYLL from the coding sequence GTGCATAAAATCTTCTTGATTCTTGTATTGGGAGGCGTTCCGTTATCAGTCATCGGAAATCTTCTTCACTGGCCGACCGTCATGATGTTTGCCGTGTACTGTGTGACGATCATCGCACTTGCAGGCTTTATGGGAAGGGCGACGGAGAGTCTGGCCGTGATTTCCGGCCCGCGGATCGGCGGATTGTTGAATGCCACCTTCGGAAATGCAGTTGAACTTATCATCTCTATCTTTGCGTTAAAAGCAGGACTGATCGGTGTCGTACTGGCCTCACTGACAGGGTCTGTACTTGGAAACCTGCTGCTGGTGGCGGGACTTTCATTCTTCGTCGGGGGGATCAAATTCAAACGCCAGAAATTCAATGTGTTCGATGCCCGCCACAATTCGGGCCTCCTGATGTTCGCTGTCATCGTCGCGTTCGTCATCCCAGAAGTGTTCGCACAGGAGATGGATGATGCAGCAACGATGACGATGAGCCTTGGAGTGGCAGGCATTCTGATCGCACTTTATTTATTTGCGCTTTTCTTCAAGCTCGTCACGCACCGCGGGGTATATCAGCATGATGAGGGTCATGGAGAGCATGCCCATGAAGAAGAGCCGGAATGGAGCAAAGGAAAGGCACTCCTCATCCTGGCGGCATCCACGGCAGCCGTTGCATACGTATCAGAAAGCTTAGTGCACACTTTTGAAGAGGTCGGCACTGCTTTCGGCTGGAGTGAGCTGTTCATCGGGGTCATCATCGTCGCGATCGTCGGGAATGCCGCGGAGCATGCTTCCGCCATCATCATGGCCTATAAAAACAAGATGGACATCGCCGTCGAAATTGCAGTCGGTTCAACCCTGCAGATTGCCATGTTCGTCGCACCGGTGCTCGTGTTCATTTCGCTGTTCTTCGAAACAAGCATGCCGCTCGTCTTTACCCTGCCGGAGCTGGTCGCCATGGTATCAGCAGTACTTGTCACAATCATCATCTCGAATGATGGGGAGACAAATTGGTTTGAAGGACTCACCTTACTGGCCGCTTACTTTATCATGGGTATCGGTTTTTATCTTTTGTAA
- the pdaA gene encoding delta-lactam-biosynthetic de-N-acetylase has translation MAKLLKILLIASLFVLIMPANAKAVSNNPIGWGFKKSRDEVPAEAGSAHDALLEKYGAFYKGSPGKKDIYLTFDNGYENGFTEKVLDVLKKEKVPATFFVTGHYLLSAEDLVKRMVKEGHIVGNHSWHHPDFTATTDQRVREELEKVKVKTAELTGQKEMKYLRPPRGVFSERTLQIAQQEGYRHVFWSLAFVDWKTNEQRGWQYSYDNIMAQIHPGAIILLHTVSKDNADALEKSIQDLKKRGYTFKSLDEHPAMK, from the coding sequence ATGGCCAAGTTACTGAAAATCCTATTGATTGCATCCCTATTCGTATTGATCATGCCGGCTAATGCAAAAGCCGTTTCGAATAATCCGATTGGCTGGGGCTTTAAGAAGAGCCGCGACGAAGTGCCGGCGGAAGCAGGATCTGCCCATGACGCACTGCTTGAAAAGTACGGGGCTTTCTATAAAGGGTCCCCTGGTAAAAAAGACATTTACCTCACTTTTGATAACGGCTACGAAAATGGATTCACGGAAAAGGTGCTTGATGTACTGAAAAAAGAAAAAGTCCCGGCAACGTTCTTCGTCACAGGGCATTATCTGCTCAGCGCTGAAGACCTTGTGAAACGAATGGTGAAAGAAGGGCATATCGTCGGGAATCACTCCTGGCACCATCCTGATTTTACCGCTACCACCGACCAGCGGGTGCGGGAAGAGCTGGAAAAAGTCAAAGTAAAAACCGCTGAACTGACAGGTCAGAAAGAAATGAAGTATCTCCGTCCGCCTAGAGGCGTATTCAGTGAGCGTACCCTTCAAATTGCCCAGCAGGAAGGCTACCGCCACGTCTTCTGGTCACTTGCATTCGTCGACTGGAAAACAAACGAACAGCGCGGATGGCAATACTCCTACGACAACATCATGGCGCAGATCCATCCGGGTGCCATCATCCTGCTGCATACGGTCTCCAAAGACAATGCAGATGCTCTGGAAAAATCAATTCAAGATCTTAAGAAACGCGGGTACACATTCAAAAGCTTGGATGAACATCCGGCAATGAAATAA